GGCACCGCCTGCGATCAAGTGAAAGGCCGTCAGTCCTAAATTATAAGCGTAACAGCAGTCAAAATAGGTTGGATCGGTGCCCCGGCCGTCATACCCGTAAAAATGGGTCTGGATATTAAATTCGGCCTGGGACTTTCTAAATATGTTGATAAAAATCTGCGGGGTTTCGTCTTCGGCATCCAGCATCCCCGCATTGACCAGGGCAAGTTTCAGGGTTTTAAGGGAGATGATATCCGGTTTGACCAGCACATATTTATCTTTGGGATTTTTAAACAATGCCGGGGCAAACAATTCCGGATCCATGCCCGCAGCATCCATGAGCGCTACGTAGTCATCCCGAAGGATACCCACCTTGTAGCGTCCCTGCTCTCTAAGCACATCCAGATACTCTTTCACCATGTCCATGATGATCTTTTCTGTTTTGACCTGGGAGAACTGAAAATTGCCGTGCAGATCCCGTTCCACTAAAAGCCCTTCCCTGAAAAACCCGGGCAACTGGTTGAACAGCTCATCATCCCGGATATTCCATATGGGGAACCTGTCTTTGCCCACCATACCCTGGGATATCCGGCGCAGATAATCAAGTTTCTCGTTTAGGGTGATAAATGCTCTGTGAAAATCCAAATCATGGATTCTATTATAATCGGCAATGATTTTATTGAGTTTTGTGATGAACACCTGAATTTCATTGATAAATTCCAGGATGCCTTCAGGAATGATCATCAGGCCGTAATTTTTGCCGAATGCGGCCCGCCGGACAATAATGTCACATATAACCCGGGACAAATGGCGCAGGGTAATGCCATAGGCATTATAATCCACCTGCCCGCCCTGCTCCAGGGCCTTGGTCATGCGCTCCTGGTCCACATAGTCTGCCAACTCCTCACCGATCAGAGCGATATTCACATGGGTCTGGAGCGCTGTCTCCAGAGTAAGGTGGCTTGCCACCCGCCCCATGACCTTGCAAACATGCCAGTATTTAATGTCGGAGCTGCCGTCATTGGCCAGATTGGAAATATTTTGTGCAAATGCCCGGGCCGCAGAATGAAATCCAAAGGAAGTGGCGCACAACACCTTGCCCGCGTCTGTTTTGACCTGGATATCGCCGTCAATGGTTTTGGGGATGCCGATCACCTTGATTCCTGACGATTTAAAATGCTGGGCCAGAAAAGCGGCATTGGTATTAGAATCATCCCCGCCGATAATCACCAATGCATCCAGGTTCAATCCCCTGC
This window of the uncultured Desulfobacter sp. genome carries:
- a CDS encoding 6-phosphofructokinase → MEDNTLKINADVRTQANEIMNEYSGETLARKQFSPEKIDIFNASHTCLEALDEYRFLKDTEAERMLPGIINNPVQQVIIDPDPDDNAKTQFSKPRNIGVVFSGGPAPGGHNVIAGLFDEMKRFNSQSKMFGFIKGPEGLLENRYIEITAELVDNHRNMGGFDMIKTGRTKMDSGSKMELALTICRGLNLDALVIIGGDDSNTNAAFLAQHFKSSGIKVIGIPKTIDGDIQVKTDAGKVLCATSFGFHSAARAFAQNISNLANDGSSDIKYWHVCKVMGRVASHLTLETALQTHVNIALIGEELADYVDQERMTKALEQGGQVDYNAYGITLRHLSRVICDIIVRRAAFGKNYGLMIIPEGILEFINEIQVFITKLNKIIADYNRIHDLDFHRAFITLNEKLDYLRRISQGMVGKDRFPIWNIRDDELFNQLPGFFREGLLVERDLHGNFQFSQVKTEKIIMDMVKEYLDVLREQGRYKVGILRDDYVALMDAAGMDPELFAPALFKNPKDKYVLVKPDIISLKTLKLALVNAGMLDAEDETPQIFINIFRKSQAEFNIQTHFYGYDGRGTDPTYFDCCYAYNLGLTAFHLIAGGATGQMAAIINLEKDFHQWQPAGIPIARLMHLEERKGRLELVMEKSIVDLESNAFKVFKTIREDWVAACECPDRFRNPGAIGFSKEMEEDRPLTLRLNALQS